Proteins from a genomic interval of Aspergillus flavus chromosome 7, complete sequence:
- a CDS encoding MIP transporter, with protein sequence MDESSPRRPRARSEATSQSRREIIRETSPISPRRGVSDSANYSSPTRRTSGVDTSRDVLSEGIRRRSTARSARTGSLAQRTTLAERTQGQFTMGGPEDGTQLRQAHEPFVQPGYSDLNPSYEQPSNAKPVWSLAKPLPRVVRAGMVPTKEELLDARLQPERPAENSQKLGLDVDPNDLEQGQIPKMADPRKMAAQVEDARLQRENNFVNKVLTGDVGSSRVSRTSSTRRRRPSVRIDAPGDQLSIVPEGPSAVPSVASDQAGDSLPHGSDEPLEPVPEQPEQPEVQTAAADALPDLSALHESSLPEDLHPLVQELVEDEVHNNHTTWSVIRTHHREALAESLAVFVQLTIGFCADISVTVADAGNPNTTAWAWGFATMIAIYVSGGVSGAHLNPSVTIMLWFYRGFPKRKMPEYFLAQFVGAFVAALTAYGVYYQSIHQYLLTHPDTGIVTSFVTGQRQSWIDPATAFFTEFLGTALTATTILALGDDQNAPPGAGMNSLIVGLMVFVLSNTFSYQTGAAFNPSRDFGPRLALLALGYGSELFTNPYWFYGPWAGSLCGAMIGAFLYDFMIFTGGESPVNYPWERTQRSLRKSRIKWKRRLRMDRRRRGISEKVVR encoded by the exons ATGGACGAAAGTAGTCCCAGACGCCCCCGAGCTAGG TCAGAAGCCACCAGCCAGAGTAGAAGAGAAATCATCAGGGAGACGTCGCCGATATCACCTAGACGCGGCGTGAGTGATTCTGCTAACTATAGCTCTCCCACTCGTCGCACGTCAGGAGTGGACACTTCACGAGATGTACTATCCGAGGGGATCCGACGCCGCAGTACTGCCCGCTCAGCGCGGACAGGCAGTTTGGCCCAGCGAACGACTTTAGCGGAGCGTACGCAGGGACAGTTCACGATGGGGGGCCCAGAGGATGGTACACAGCTGCGACAGGCACACGAACCTTTTGTCCAGCCGGGCTATTCGGATCTTAACCCCTCTTATGAACAGCCCTCAAATGCAAAGCCAGTCTGGTCTCTTGCCAAGCCCTTACCGCGTGTGGTGCGGGCAGGCATGGTGCCCACTAAGGAGGAGCTGCTCGATGCACGGTTGCAGCCAGAGCGTCCGGCCGAGAATTCGCAGAAGCTTGGACTCGATGTGGATCCAAATGACTTGGAGCAGGGACAAATTCCGAAAATGGCGGATCCCCGGAAAATGGCCGCGCAGGTGGAGGATGCTCGCCTTCAACGCGAAAACAACTTTGTCAACAAGGTTCTTACCGGAGATGTTGGTTCGTCGCGCGTATCTCGGACTTCCTCCACCCGTCGGCGCCGCCCGTCAGTACGGATTGATGCCCCGGGCGATCAGCTTTCCATAGTGCCGGAAGGGCCAAGTGCGGTCCCGAGCGTAGCTTCGGATCAGGCTGGAGACAGTCTGCCTCACGGTAGTGACGAACCCCTTGAACCCGTGCCAGAGCAGCCAGAGCAGCCAGAGGTGCAGACTGCCGCAGCTGATGCCCTGCCCGACCTTTCAGCCCTGCATGAATCCTCACTACCGGAAGATCTGCATCCACTAGTGCAGGAGCTGGTGGAAGACGAAGTACACAACAATCATACAACCTGGTCCGTTATTCGCACTCACCATCGCGAGGCGCTAGCTGAATCCCTGGCGGTATTTGTCCAGCTGACCATTGGCTTCTGTGCAGATATTTCTGTCACGGTAGCTGATGCCGGCAATCCCAATACAACTGCGTGGGCGTGGGGCTTTGCTACCATGATAGCGATCTATGTCTCCGGTGGTGTCTCGGGTGCCCATCTCAACCCCAGTGTAACGATTATGCTATGGTTTTATCGTGGCTTCCCGAAGCGTAAGATGCCGGAGTATTTTCTAGCGCAGTTTGTGGGTGCTTTTGTCGCTGCACTGACTGCCTACGGTGTATACTACCAGTCAATCCACCAATACCTCCTTACCCACCCAGATACGGGGATCGTGACCAGCTTTGTGACTGGCCAGCGTCAGTCATGGATTGATCCAGCAACAGCCTTCTTCACGGAATTTCTTGGGACGGCCCTCACGGCAACGACAATCCTGGCCTTGGGTGACGATCAGAATGCACCTCCGGGGGCGGGCATGAACTCGCTGATCGTTGGGCTTATGGTGTTTGTGCTTTCGAATACCTTCTCCTACCAGACAGGGGCTGCATTCAACCCCAGTCGAGACTTTGGGCCGCGCCTTGCCCTTCTCGCCCTCGGATACGGGTCCGAACTTTTCACGAACCCTTACTGGTTCTATGGGCCATGGGCCGGCTCTCTATGTGGTGCTATGATCGGTGCGTTCTTGTACGATTTCATGATCTTCACTGGTGGTGAGTCGCCGGTGAATTACCCTTGGGAGCGCACTCAGCGCTCGCTGCGGAAGAGTCGCATAAAATGGAAACGGCGGTTGCGCATGGACCGACGACGACGTGGCATCTCCGAGAAGGTAGTTCGTTAA
- a CDS encoding bacteriocin-protection, YdeI or OmpD-associated-domain-containing protein, whose translation MRVPGRVPTHRNPSRVLITSAFGKLKSTSIMPPKAHAIAEPSDLPIHPFKSATDFEHFLEREHSTSPGIYVKLAKKSSGIPSVSRDEAVETALCFGWIDGRAHAYDEDWWLVRYTPRRAKSIWSKKNVTTVESLLNAGRMRPAGLAVVEAAQADGRWARAYDGPATITVPDDLTTALTQTPAAATFFEGLNRSDRYSVLVQLQWAAPQRRAKRIETLVQMLADGKTPGASDKSAKTSKRKAVDRNHEKGGRRKTSKKK comes from the coding sequence ATGCGCGTCCCTGGACGCGTACCCACGCATAGAAACCCATCTCGCGTGTTAATTACCTCGGCTTTCGGAAAACTCAAGTCCACATCCATAATGCCACCTAAAGCACACGCGATAGCAGAACCATCAGATCTCCCAATTCACCCTTTTAAATCAGCCACTGACTTTGAACATTTTCTCGAGCGGGAGCATTCCACATCGCCAGGGATCTACGTGAAACTGGCCAAAAAGTCTTCAGGCATTCCATCTGTGTCTCGCGACGAAGCTGTGGAGACAGCGTTATGTTTTGGATGGATCGATGGTCGCGCGCATGCCTACGATGAGGACTGGTGGCTGGTACGATATACCCCACGACGTGCGAAGAGCATCTGGTCCAAGAAGAACGTGACGACCGTAGAGTCATTACTAAACGCTGGTCGTATGCGGCCAGCCGGATTGGCTGTGGTGGAAGCTGCACAGGCGGATGGTCGCTGGGCTCGTGCATACGATGGTCCGGCCACTATCACCGTGCCGGACGATCTGACAACTGCGCTGACCCAGACGCCAGCAGCGGCAACTTTCTTTGAAGGGTTGAATCGGTCAGATCGGTACTCGGTGTTGGTTCAGCTTCAGTGGGCTGCTCCGCAGCGCCGAGCGAAGCGCATCGAGACATTGGTCCAAATGCTAGCAGATGGTAAAACACCAGGAGCGTCAGACAAGTCAGCTAAAACAAGTAAACGCAAAGCGGTGGACAGAAACCATGAGAAGGGCGGACGCCGGAAAAcatcgaagaagaaatga
- a CDS encoding fungal chitosanase of glycosyl hydrolase group 75-domain-containing protein, producing MRLSEILAVALVTGATAYDLPDNLKQIYEKHKGKCSKVYQKGFTNGGHSDGKSFEYCGDIEGAIFMHSSAKGGQYTNMDVDCDGANNSAGKCSNDPSGQGVTAFKDEVKKFGIPDLDANLHPYIVFGNEEHSPQFKPQKYGMEPLSVMAVVCNGKLHYGIWGDTNGGTSTGEASLSMAELCFPEEKPDGDHGHDDNDVLYIGFTGKDAVPGKSANWKAKKTEDFEDSIKSIGDKLVAGLKA from the exons ATGCGTCTCTCCGAAATCCTCGCCGTTGCTCTGGTCACTGGTGCCACCGCATATGATCTGCCGGACAACTTGAAGCAGATCTATGAAAAGCACAAG GGAAAATGTTCCAAGGTTTATCAAAAAGGATTTACCAACGGCGGCCACAGCGATGGCAAATCGTTTGAATACTGTGGTGATATTGAGGGAGCAATTTTCATGCACTCCTCTGCCAAGGGCGGCCAGTACACCAACATGGATGTGGACTGCGATGGAGCCAACAACTCTGCAGGGAAATGTTCCAATGATCCATCTGGTCAGGGTGTGACCGCCTTCAAGGATGAAGTGAAGAAGTTCGGAATTCCCGACCTTGATGCCAATCTCCATCCCTACATTGTGTTTGGAAATGAGGAACACTCTCCCCAGTTCAAGCCTCAGAAATACGGAATGGAGCCATTGAGTGTCATGGCTGTTGTGTGCAATGGCAAGCTG CATTATGGCATCTGGGGCGACACCAACGGGGGCACTTCCACTGGTGAGGCTTCCCTTTCGATGGCGGAACTTTGCTTCCCCGAGGAGAAGCCCGATGGTGATCATGGCCACGACGACAACGATGTCCTCTATATCGGATTCACCGGCAAGGATGCTGTGCCTGGAAAGAGTGCCAACtggaaggccaagaagacCGAGGACTTCGAGGACAGCATCAAGTCGATCGGTGACAAGCTGGTTGCTGGCCTCAAGGCTTAG
- a CDS encoding pyridoxal-dependent decarboxylase domain protein: MGDNSEESLSNHDIISSYFIGPKSENMPEFKANINAILDEIVKTRDGYQPDDAEFISTDVRKKLKTLNGNFQNAVKEAAKLLGEHSIPFWHPRYQGHMCTDMTMPGLLGYFMTMIYNPNNVAVEASPFTTVVELKAGQQLCKMFGYNTDEKATDLPLSWGHITCDGTVANLESVWVARNLKFYPLTLYQAMKEGPLGFIADTFQVTTCVGEEKLFKDLGVWELLNLRSDEILGMGDALYRQFGVTSKFLEEALRPFTIQTTGKDVLEREFRIQKPIKYFLAQTRHYSWPKSGAIAGIGSANIQGVELDMEGRLSLDALERELNRCLEERQAVYAVVAIMGSTEEGAVDRLHDILAMRRRFQDRGLSFLVHADAAWGGYFASMIPRHLMDSRMPSEEGDGEEAVGNVPSLPLREDTLRDMIALKETDSITVDPHKAGYIPYPAGSLCYRDGRMRFLVTWTSPYLTQGSMENIGVYGVEGSKPGAAAMAAWMSNQTIGLDPSGYGRLLGEAAFTSARLSAWYAAMHVRQPLDNKGQRHYIIIPFNPLPIEKKGYHSLDPEVDDRRQVIFDTVINKDNAHVSQDTESLTWLRQIGSDLNINAFAINWYRENGKLNTDLEEANYLMRRVVNRLSITKSSGNPSEIPLFLTSTQFEPALYGQCAQKFMQRLGLNACAQDLWVVRNVVMSPFPTDQDFIRTIMKELEDVIIKEVEWCRERNSPDDKEVEFLLRGTDEVFLDFQTSFHRATQRQQIILAAHLEEDTKKNYINLKKKYPMQDIAFRSKDPENLEKMMTTISQGKSYTVHGKIGAREGKEFIGRTVECSVRMIQIVKSRPLNSANRDDHYPRHFMPFYLYGSQDQYHISHMLLQAPNVNLSACDVKLSEALSKTVRTRLRKRKGLILTLTGYREETMHPFPQKNDDAVFTSNHFFFRPERTFKVKVYEDPKPDIANGPGLIDNLGTPIARGEMTLGNDVHVDVEALNWDPLEEVGLDVPWDSELDKIQGVLNTGRRMVSAMATTSFRDSDGRRIPTGEDDTNLWDSEGESISTGQATTSFRESEGPSDGRSVVSGEAPPTRFR, encoded by the exons ATGGGCGACAATTCAGAGGAAAGTCTCAGTAACCATGATATCATCAGCTCCTACTTCATTGGACCTAAGTCCGAGAATATGCCAGAGTTCAAAGCGAATATCAATGCCATTCTGGACGAGATTGTGAAGACTCGTGATGGGTATCAACCTGACGATGCT GAATTCATCTCTACGGATGTCCGAAAAAAGCTCAAGACACTTAATGGGAACTTCCAAAACGCTGTGAAAGAGGCTGCTAAACTTTTGGGCGAGCACTCGATCCCTTTCTGGCATCCCCGCTACCAGGGCCACATGTGCACGGATATGACAATGCCTGGTCTACTCGGTTATTTCATGACGATGATCTATAACCCGAATAATGTGGCCGTTGAGGCAAGCCCATTCACCACAGTTGTTGAGCTGAAAGCGGGACAGCAACTGTGCAAAATGTTTGGGTATAATACAGACGAGAAAGCTACAGATTTGCCTCTCTCTTGGGGTCACATCACCTGTGACGGGACCGTGGCCAATCTCGAATCCGTTTGGGTTG CCCGCAACCTCAAGTTTTATCCCCTCACCCTGTATCAGGCTATGAAGGAGGGACCACTTGGGTTCATTGCCGACACTTTCCAGGTGACCACTTgtgttggagaagagaagctATTCAAAGACCTGGGTGTTTGGGAACTCCTAAACCTGCGATCTGATGAAATCCTAGGTATGGGGGATGCTCTTTATAGGCAGTTTGGTGTCACATCCAAATTTCTGGAGGAGGCCTTGAGACCATTCACCATCCAAACGACTGGCAAGGACGTGCTAGAACGCGAGTTTCGTATCCAGAAGCCCATCAAGTATTTCCTCGCTCAAACACGGCATTACTCGTGGCCAAAAAGCGGTG CGATTGCTGGAATTGGGTCCGCCAACATCCAGGGTGTGGAGCTGGACATGGAGGGGCGCCTTTCGCTTGATGCCCTAGAACGAGAGCTTAATCGCTGTCTTGAAGAACGTCAGGCGGTGTATGCAGTAGTGGCCATTATGGGGTCGACCGAAGAAGGTGCGGTTGATCGATTGCATGACATCCTGGCCATGCGTCGACGATTCCAGGACAGGGGACTATCCTTTCTGGTGCATGCCGACGCTGCCTGGGGTGGGTACTTTGCTAGTATGATCCCTCGGCATCTGATGGACTCGAGGATGCCCAGTGAGGAAggggatggagaggaggctGTAGGAAATGTTCCTTCACTGCCTTTGAGAGAGGACACCCTCAGAGATATGATTGCACTCAAGGAGACCGATAGTATCACGGTCGATCCCCACAAGGCGGGCTACATCCCTTACCCTGCGGGGAGCTTATGTTATCGAGACGGTCGCATGCGGTTCCTAGTCACTTGGACCAGTCCATACCTGACGCAAGGGTCCATGGAGAATATCGGCGTGTATGGTGTTGAGGGCAGTAAGCCCGGTGctgcagccatggcagcTTGGATGTCCAACCAGACGATCGGCCTGGATCCGAGTGGATACGGCCGTCTCTTGGGTGAGGCAGCCTTTACCAGTGCGCGG CTATCGGCCTGGTACGCCGCCATGCACGTCCGGCAACCCCTCGACAATAAGGGTCAGCGCCACTATATTATCATACCCTTTAACCCGTTGCCCATCGAGAAGAAGGGTTACCATAGCTTGGACCCCGAGGTTGACGACCGTCGCCAGGTAATCTTCGACACAGTGATCAATAAGGATAATGCCCATGTCAGTCAAGATACGGAATCCTTGACTTGGTTGCGACAGATTGGCTCAGATCTCAATATCAACGCCTTCGCCATCAACTGGTATCGGGAGAATGGCAAGCTCAACACGGACTTGGAAGAAGCCAACTATCTGATGAGGCGTGTGGTGAATCGATTATCCATTACCAAAAGCAGTGGGAATCCCAGTGAGATTCCGCTTTTTCTGACTTCAACGCAGTTCGAGCCAGCCTTATACGGCCAGTGTGCTCAGAAATTCATGCAGCGTCTCGGACTGAATGCCTGCGCTCAGGATCTCTGGGTCGTGCGAAATGTGGTGATGAGCCCCTTCCCTACGGACCAAGACTTCATCCGCACGATTATGAAGGAACTCGAGGATGTGATTATTAAAGAAGTGGAATGGTGCCGCGAGCGAAACAGTCCTGACGATAAAGAAGTCGAGTTCCTTCTCCGGGGAACCGATGAAGTCTTCCTGGATTTCCAGACGAGTTTCCACCGCGCTACTCAACGGCAGCAGATCATTTTAGCCGCTCATCTGGAGGAAGACACGAAAAAGAACTACATTAATCTGAAGAAAAAGTATCCTATGCAGGACATTGCGTTCAGGTCCAAGGACCCCGAAAATCtagagaagatgatgacgaccaTCAGTCAAGGTAAATCCTATACGGTGCATGGCAAGATCGGGGCCCGCGAGGGTAAGGAGTTTATCGGGCGCACTGTTGAATGCAGTGTGAGGATGATTCAAATTGTTAAAAGTCGTCCTTTGAACTCCGCTAATCGCGACGACCACTATCCACGACACTTCATGCCTTTCTATTTGTACGGCTCCCAGGACCAGTATCATATCTCACATATGTTGCTGCAAGCACCTAACGTGAACTTGTCTGCCTGTGACGTCAAACTAAGTGAGGCGCTCTCCAAGACTGTGCGTACTCGACTGCGCAAGCGTAAAGGTCTGATCCTCACTTTAACTGGGTACCGCGAGGAAACGATGCATCCATTTCCCCAGAAGAACGACGATGCTGTTTTCACCAGTAATCACTTTTTCTTCCGCCCGGAACGAACCTTCAAGGTCAAGGTATACGAGGATCCCAAGCCGGACATTGCGAACGGCCCAGGTCTAATTGACAACCTCGGTACCCCCATTGCACGAGGAGAAATGACATTGGGCAACGATGTGCATGTCGATGTGGAGGCTCTGAATTGGGATCCACTGGAAGAGGTGGGACTCGATGTGCCGTGGGATTCGGAGTTGGACAAGATTCAAGGTGTGTTGAATACTGGGCGGAGGATGGTGTCTGCCATGGCCACTACAAGCTTTAGGGATAGCGATGGGCGGCGGATACCAACTGGTGAGGATGATACAAACCTTTGGGATAGCGAAGGGGAATCTATATCAACTGGTCAGGCGACTACAAGCTTTAGGGAAAGCGAAGGGCCATCTGATGGACGGTCTGTGGTATCTGGTGAGGCGCCGCCAACTAGGTTtagatga